One Papaver somniferum cultivar HN1 chromosome 10, ASM357369v1, whole genome shotgun sequence genomic window carries:
- the LOC113318696 gene encoding uncharacterized protein LOC113318696 codes for MEDNLFLGLPPPSARPPPPTSPPPGTDQPTKSTTQKEITPAPPVPILKSALKRSKHSEPQTEVEPAGSKKRLTFKTTVDASEKQVIEAMQKIKLHITNPSKFSKASKLAIQLIQAGSINAVTSNHFIAILEAAMSSTTDCTNPSLRADYHALFSAAQDVIDCLNKNQRNRVTAWTVRAVLGNDLNTDDSFVFSKAAGRVKEAISGLPVATKDEDVEEAEALEDEKGIKNVNSQDQESMLPATSESSERVEFDPFGLDALLPGTSKTDERANIKKDAATLIKKAEEDSKRFLKSQREALILCLEIAAHRYKLPWCQTVIDILVKHAFENKERFTSRQRDAIDKLWTSIRVQQNRRKQGKSVTGKLDMNAFESLQEKYANEKISIRRAVGGNGSRRAQQWLG; via the exons ATGGAGGACAATCTTTTTCTAGGGTTGCCTCCTCCTTCTGCACGTCCTCCtccaccaacatcaccacctcCAGGGACAGATCAACCTACAAAAAGTACTACTCAAAAGGAGATTACCCCAGCACCTCCAGTTCCCATTCTCAAAAGTGCTCTTAAAAGAAGCAAACATTCCGAACCACAAACTGAAG TAGAACCGGCTGGATCTAAGAAACGACTGACTTTTAAAACAACAGTGGATGCCTCTGAAAAACAAGTTATAGAAGCAATGCAGAAGATCAAGTTGCACATCACAAATCCCTCTAAGTTCAGCAAGGCATCTAAACTTGCCATCCAATTGATACAGGCTGGCAGTATCAATGCAGTAACTAGTAATCACTTCATTGCCATACTTGAAGCTGCAATGTCTTCTACAACTGATTGTACAAATCCTTCACTCAGAGCAGATTATCATGCCTTGTTCTCAGCAGCTCAGGATGTTATTGAT tGCCTAAATAAGAATCAGAGAAATCGGGTAACTGCATGGACCGTGAGGGCAGTGTTGGGGAATGATCTTAATACTGATGACAGTTTTGTG TTCTCTAAAGCCGCTGGACGGGTAAAAGAAGCCATATCCGGTCTTCCTGTTGCTACCAAGGATGAGGATGTGGAGGAGGCCGAGGCCCTGGAAGATGAGAAAGGAATAAAAAATGTAAATTCTCAAGACCAGGAGAGCATGCTCCCTGCTACTTCTGAATCAAGTGAAAGAGTAGAATTTGATCCGTTTGGGTTGGACGCACTACTTCCAGGTACATCAAAGACAGATGAAAGAGCAAATATAAAGAAAGACGCAGCAACTCTTATTAAGAAGGCAGAAGAAGATTCCAAGAGATTTCTCAAGTCACAGAGAGAAGCTTTGATTCTCTGTTTAGAAATTGCTGCACACCGTTACAAACTCCCATG GTGCCAAACTGTCATAGATATCTTGGTGAAGCATGCCTTCGAAAATAAAGAGAGGTTCACATCTCGACAAAGGGATGCAATAGATAAACTCTGGACTTCTATTCGGGTACAACAGAATCGGCGGAAACAAGGGAAGTCAGTAACTGGGAAACTTGACATGAATGCATTTGAATCCCTACAAGAGAAATATGCCAATGAGAAGATTAGTATTCGACGTGCAGTTGGAGGAAATGGTTCTCGTCGAGCACAACAGTGGCTAGGATAA